CGGCTTCACTAACAATACTGCTTCCCGTGGTGGTAAAAGTAAATGCCATAAAGTTAAAAGAATTTTTGTTAAAGAAATAAACGATACGTCTACGACTGCTAAATCAGCAGGTTGTTCTTTTTCATATAATTTTTCAGGTGTTAAATAACGAAGATTGGTTCGTTCTTTCAATACTAAGCGAGAGTCCTGACGCAAACTCCAAGCAACTTGCCCATAACCAACGTCAACCCCATAAACTCGCTTCGCCCCCTCTTGCAGTAGACAGTCGGTAAATCCCCCTGTAGAAATGCCACCATCTAAGCAAATCCGTCCCTCTACAACAATAGAAAAGTCTTTCAATGCTTTTGCTAACTTTTCACCACCGCGAGAAACATAGGGCGGTTTTTGTTTAACTTCAATTTCCGCCTCACAATCCACTTCAGTACCAGGCTTATCAATTATTTGCTGGTTTACCTTAACTTCTCCAGCACGAATAACCCTTTGTGCCTGTTGCCGAGAAGCACACAATTTAAGTTTTACTAATAAACTATCAATACGTTGTTTTTTCAAATTAGATCGTTAATAATTAACACAAAACCAAGCCCCTATCGAAAAAAGGGCTTGATTTTAGTATATTAAGGAACCTGGCACCGAGCTATTGTCCCAGTCAGCAACCCGACCAGTATCGTAGNGCCGCAGCAGCGTTTCACAATCGAGTTCGGGATGGAGTCGAAGTGGTTCCACTGCGCCAACAGCACCAGGAAAATCATCAGGGCTGGTGTTGAGAACCCTCAAGACTGCAAAGCAACAGGTGAATTGAATAGAGGTCAAGCCCTCGGTCTGTTAGTACGCCTCGGCTCCAGCCATTACTGGACTTCCACCTAGCGCCTATCAACGGATGTTCTTTCCGTGACCTTACTGGATTAACTCCATGAGAGCAATCATCTTGAGGTGGGCTTCCCACTTAGATGCTTTCAGCGGTTATCCACTCCGCACTTGGCTACCCAGCGTCTACCTTTGGCAAGATAACTGGTACACCAGCGGTGCGTCCTTCCCGGTCCTCTCGTACTAAGGAAGGCTCCTCTCAATGCTCTTGCGCCTGCACCGGATATGGACCGAACTGTCTCACGACGTTCTGAACCCAGCTCACGTACCGCTTTAATGGGCGAACAGCCCAACCCTTGGGACGTACTTCCGCCCCAGGTGGCGATGAGCCGACATCGAGGTGCCAAACCTCCCCGTCGATGTGAACTCTTGGGGGAGATCAGCCTGTTATCCCTAGAGTAACTTTTATCCGTTGAGCGACGGCCCTTCCACGCAGCGCCGTCGGATCACTAAGGCCTAGTTTCCTACCTGCTTGAGTTGTCACTCTCGCAGTCAAGCTCCCTTGTGCCTTTACACTCACTTGGGCTGATTTCCAACCAGCCTGAGGGAACCTTTGCGCGCCTCCGTTACCTTTTTGGAGGCGACCGCCCCAGTCAAACTGCCCACCTGAAACTGTCCCATTCCCGGTTCACGGGTCATGGTTAGAATTCTAGCCTCGCCAGAGTGGTATCTCACCGTTGGCTCCAGTGTCCCCACAAGGACACCTTCTCTGCCTCCCACCTATCCTGCGCAAGCCAGGCCCGAACACAATTCCAGGCTACAGTAAAGCTTCATAGGGTCTTTCTGTCCAGGTGCAGGTAGTCCGTATCTTCACAGACATTCCTATTTCGCCGAGCCTCTCTCCGAGACAGCGCCCAGATCGTTACGCCTTTCGTGCGGGTCGGAACTTACCCGACAAGGAATTTCGCTACCTTAGGACCGTTATAGTTACGGCCGCCGTTCACCGGGGCTTCGGTCGCCAGCTTCGGGTTACCCCTAACCGACTTCCTTAACCTTCCGGCACTGGGCAGGCGTCAGCCTCCATACTGCGTCTTACGACTTGGCGGAGACCTGTGTTTTTGGTAAACAGTCGCCTGGGCCTCTTCACTGCGACCTACCTCTCGGTAGGCACCCCTTCTTCCGAAGTTACGGGGTCATTTTGCCGAGTTCCTTAGAGAGAGTTATCTCGCGCCCCTCGGTATTCTCTACCACCCTACCTGTGTCGGTTTCGGGTACAGG
This Oscillatoria salina IIICB1 DNA region includes the following protein-coding sequences:
- a CDS encoding TlyA family RNA methyltransferase, which translates into the protein MKKQRIDSLLVKLKLCASRQQAQRVIRAGEVKVNQQIIDKPGTEVDCEAEIEVKQKPPYVSRGGEKLAKALKDFSIVVEGRICLDGGISTGGFTDCLLQEGAKRVYGVDVGYGQVAWSLRQDSRLVLKERTNLRYLTPEKLYEKEQPADLAVVDVSFISLTKILLTLWHLLLPPREAVLLVKPQFEVGRSLVGKKGVVRNSRDQANAIFQVVEAAEQLGWKANGLTWSPIKGPAGNIEYLLWLTTNCPSPVFNLDKIKQTTETATNYLA